The following coding sequences are from one Phenylobacterium glaciei window:
- a CDS encoding acetyl-CoA C-acyltransferase: protein MTREAVIVSYARTGLAKSGRGGFNMTPTMTMGAHAVKHAVAKSGLDASAIEDCIIGNVAHGAGNLGRQVALLAGMPITTSGVTVNRFCSSGLNTIATAANYVRNDGADAVVAGGVESLSFPGGGGSRENNDPALFQQYPGVFMPMIDTADIVAERYKVSREAQDEYSLESQRRMAAAQQANKFKDEIVPLKTKMKVVNKETKEESIVDFVVDKDECNRPDTTLEGLAKLKPVREGDNKFITAGNASQLSDGAAAVVIMDSKAAEKAGLSPMGAFKGWAVAGCEPDEMGIGPVFAIPRLLERHGLKIDDIDLWELNEAFASQCLYSRDKLGIDPEKYNVNGGSIAIGHPYGMTGARLAGHVLQEGKRRNAKWAVVSMCIGGGMGAAGLFEVY from the coding sequence ATGACGCGCGAAGCCGTAATCGTTTCCTATGCCCGCACGGGCCTGGCCAAGTCGGGTCGCGGGGGCTTCAACATGACCCCGACGATGACCATGGGCGCCCACGCCGTGAAGCACGCCGTGGCCAAGTCGGGTCTCGACGCCTCGGCCATCGAAGACTGCATCATCGGCAACGTGGCGCACGGCGCCGGCAACCTGGGCCGCCAGGTGGCCCTGCTGGCCGGCATGCCCATCACCACCTCGGGCGTGACCGTCAACCGCTTCTGCTCCTCCGGACTGAACACCATCGCGACGGCCGCCAACTACGTGCGCAACGACGGCGCCGACGCGGTTGTGGCCGGTGGCGTGGAGAGCCTCTCCTTCCCCGGCGGCGGCGGTTCGCGTGAGAACAACGACCCGGCCCTGTTCCAACAGTATCCCGGCGTCTTCATGCCGATGATCGACACCGCCGACATCGTGGCCGAGCGCTACAAGGTCAGCCGCGAAGCCCAGGACGAGTACAGCCTGGAATCGCAGCGCCGCATGGCCGCGGCCCAGCAAGCCAATAAGTTCAAGGACGAGATCGTCCCGCTGAAGACCAAGATGAAGGTCGTCAACAAGGAGACCAAGGAAGAGTCGATCGTCGACTTCGTGGTCGACAAGGACGAGTGCAACCGTCCCGACACCACCCTGGAAGGCCTGGCCAAGCTGAAGCCGGTCCGTGAAGGCGACAACAAGTTCATCACCGCCGGCAACGCCAGCCAGCTGTCGGACGGCGCCGCCGCCGTGGTGATCATGGATAGCAAGGCCGCCGAAAAGGCCGGCCTGTCGCCCATGGGCGCCTTCAAGGGCTGGGCCGTCGCCGGCTGCGAGCCTGACGAAATGGGCATCGGCCCGGTCTTCGCGATCCCGCGCCTGCTGGAACGCCACGGCCTGAAGATCGACGACATCGACCTTTGGGAACTGAACGAGGCCTTCGCCTCTCAGTGCCTCTATTCCCGCGACAAGCTCGGCATTGATCCCGAGAAGTACAACGTCAACGGCGGCTCCATCGCCATCGGCCACCCCTATGGCATGACCGGCGCCCGTCTGGCCGGCCACGTCCTGCAGGAAGGCAAGCGCCGGAACGCCAAGTGGGCCGTCGTGTCCATGTGCATCGGCGGCGGTATGGGCGCCGCCGGCCTGTTCGAAGTCTACTGA
- the secA gene encoding preprotein translocase subunit SecA: MLFQRFFGSSNDRKVKAMTARVAKINALEPQIQALSDEALRAKTTEFKERLAKGETLDQLLEEAFAVVREAARRVLGQRHFDVQLVGGMVLHQGGIAEMRTGEGKTLVATAPVYLNALAGKGVHVITVNDYLAQLHGDWMGQVYSFLGLTSGNIVHGLSQGQRQAAYNADITYGTNNEFGFDYLRDNLVYDAGEMVQRGHHFVIVDEVDSILIDEARTPLIISGPTDDRSELYKTIDLLVKDLITDPTTFDHDEKQKQVILTEWGAEKIEDILMSGGHLAEDSAGLYDAANVSIVHHVNQALRANVLYTREKDYIVRSGEVILIDEFTGRMMQGRRLSEGLHQAIEAKEGAHVQPENQTLASVTIQNYFRLYSKLSGMTGTATTEAQEFGDIYKMDVMEIPTNRPVARIDDDDEVYRTEAEKNLAILKQIEDCHLRGQPILVGTVSIEKSETLSELLKEHKFTDAKGKTVKGVPHNVLNARYHEQEALIVADAGIPGAVTIATNMAGRGTDIQLGGNVDMRVLKWRDEQLGLGIEVTPEMAIKRKAEIETEIADLKVQALAAGGLFVLGTERHESRRIDNQLRGRTGRQGDPGHSKFFLSCEDDLLRIFAGERLDGIMRTFGVQEGEAITHKWLNGAIATAQKRVEQRNYEIRKNLLKYDDVVNDQRKAVFEQRAEFMDATDLSDVITEMRQDTIEDLVTRHLPPKAYAEQWDVEGLHEHVVAMLGMDLPIAQWAGEEGIANEEIQDRIQKASDARAIEREAAVGPEQMRNIEKSFLLQMVDLQWREHLMHLDHLRNVIGLRGYAQRDPLNEYKTEAFSLFEKLLVDLRQNVTRWLMTVEFSYAEPEEPAPLSNYTEVHMDPLTGENAVQMGALPDGLSVEQRQALPLSALPDGWQQTGRNSACPCGSGKKFKHCHGTLI; the protein is encoded by the coding sequence ATGCTCTTCCAACGGTTCTTCGGCTCTTCCAACGACCGCAAGGTCAAGGCCATGACGGCCCGCGTCGCGAAGATCAACGCGCTCGAACCCCAGATCCAGGCCCTGTCCGACGAGGCGCTGCGCGCCAAGACGACCGAGTTCAAGGAACGCCTGGCCAAGGGCGAAACCCTGGACCAACTCCTGGAGGAAGCCTTCGCCGTGGTGCGCGAGGCCGCGCGCCGGGTGCTGGGCCAACGCCACTTCGACGTCCAGCTGGTGGGGGGCATGGTCCTGCACCAGGGCGGCATCGCCGAGATGCGCACGGGTGAAGGCAAGACCCTCGTCGCCACCGCGCCGGTCTATTTGAACGCGCTGGCCGGCAAGGGCGTCCACGTCATCACCGTCAACGACTACCTCGCCCAACTGCACGGCGACTGGATGGGTCAGGTCTATTCCTTCCTGGGTCTGACCAGCGGCAACATCGTGCACGGCCTGTCCCAGGGCCAGCGCCAGGCGGCTTACAACGCCGACATCACCTACGGCACCAACAACGAATTCGGCTTCGACTACCTGCGCGACAACCTGGTCTATGACGCGGGCGAGATGGTGCAGCGTGGCCACCACTTCGTGATCGTCGACGAGGTGGACTCCATCCTGATCGACGAGGCGCGCACGCCTCTGATCATTTCGGGTCCCACCGACGACCGTAGCGAGCTCTACAAGACCATCGACCTGCTGGTGAAGGATCTGATCACCGACCCCACCACCTTCGACCACGACGAGAAGCAGAAGCAGGTCATCCTGACCGAATGGGGCGCGGAGAAGATCGAGGACATCCTGATGTCCGGTGGTCACCTGGCTGAGGATTCGGCCGGCCTCTATGACGCGGCCAACGTCTCCATCGTCCACCACGTGAACCAGGCCCTGCGGGCCAACGTCCTCTACACCCGCGAGAAGGACTACATCGTCCGCTCGGGCGAGGTGATCCTGATCGACGAGTTCACCGGCCGCATGATGCAGGGCCGCCGCCTGTCCGAGGGCCTGCACCAGGCCATCGAGGCCAAGGAAGGCGCCCACGTCCAGCCCGAGAACCAGACCCTGGCCTCGGTCACCATCCAGAACTACTTCCGCCTCTATTCGAAGCTGTCGGGCATGACCGGCACGGCCACCACCGAGGCCCAGGAATTCGGCGACATCTACAAGATGGACGTCATGGAGATCCCGACGAACCGCCCGGTGGCGCGGATCGACGACGACGACGAGGTCTACCGCACCGAGGCCGAGAAGAACCTGGCCATCCTCAAGCAGATCGAAGACTGCCACCTGCGCGGCCAGCCGATCCTGGTGGGCACCGTCTCCATCGAGAAGTCGGAGACCCTGTCGGAGCTGCTGAAAGAGCACAAGTTCACCGACGCCAAGGGCAAGACCGTCAAGGGTGTGCCGCACAACGTGCTGAACGCCCGCTACCACGAACAGGAAGCCCTGATCGTGGCCGACGCCGGCATCCCCGGCGCGGTGACCATTGCCACCAACATGGCCGGCCGCGGCACCGACATCCAGCTGGGCGGCAACGTCGACATGCGGGTGCTGAAGTGGCGTGACGAGCAGCTGGGTCTGGGCATCGAGGTCACGCCCGAGATGGCCATCAAGCGCAAGGCCGAGATCGAGACCGAGATCGCCGACCTGAAGGTCCAGGCCCTGGCCGCCGGCGGCCTGTTCGTGCTGGGCACCGAGCGCCACGAGAGCCGCCGGATCGACAATCAGCTGCGCGGCCGTACCGGCCGTCAGGGTGACCCCGGCCACTCGAAGTTCTTCCTGTCCTGCGAGGACGACCTGCTGCGCATCTTCGCCGGTGAGCGTCTCGACGGGATCATGCGCACCTTCGGCGTTCAGGAAGGCGAGGCCATCACCCACAAGTGGCTGAACGGCGCCATCGCCACGGCCCAGAAGCGCGTCGAGCAGCGCAACTACGAAATCCGCAAGAACCTGCTGAAATACGACGACGTCGTGAACGACCAGCGCAAGGCGGTGTTCGAGCAGCGCGCCGAGTTCATGGACGCCACAGACCTGTCCGACGTCATCACCGAGATGCGCCAGGACACCATCGAGGACCTGGTCACCCGCCACCTGCCGCCCAAGGCCTATGCTGAGCAGTGGGACGTCGAGGGCCTGCATGAGCACGTGGTGGCCATGCTGGGCATGGACCTGCCGATCGCCCAGTGGGCCGGCGAAGAAGGTATCGCCAACGAAGAAATCCAGGACCGAATCCAGAAGGCCTCCGATGCGCGGGCCATCGAGCGCGAGGCCGCCGTCGGCCCCGAGCAGATGCGCAATATCGAGAAGAGCTTCCTGCTGCAGATGGTCGATCTGCAGTGGCGCGAGCACCTGATGCACCTGGACCACCTGCGCAACGTCATCGGCCTGCGCGGCTACGCCCAGCGCGATCCGCTGAACGAGTACAAGACCGAGGCCTTCTCCCTGTTCGAGAAGCTACTGGTGGACCTGCGCCAGAACGTGACCCGCTGGCTGATGACGGTGGAGTTCAGCTACGCCGAGCCGGAAGAGCCCGCGCCTCTGAGCAACTACACCGAGGTCCACATGGACCCCCTGACCGGCGAGAACGCCGTGCAGATGGGCGCCCTGCCTGACGGGCTGTCGGTGGAGCAGCGCCAAGCCCTGCCGCTGTCAGCTCTGCCGGACGGCTGGCAGCAGACCGGCCGCAACTCGGCCTGCCCCTGCGGCTCGGGCAAGAAGTTCAAGCACTGCCACGGGACGCTGATCTAG